In one Bacillus sp. PK3_68 genomic region, the following are encoded:
- a CDS encoding YxcD family protein, with the protein MEQIKISEQDIINALCLYISDKKEVSPYEVDMELMFDDEYGFSAESHVAGRKQILATVSIIEAIRFWLDTELHVDPFAAGIELVLDDHEGIIAWVR; encoded by the coding sequence ATGGAACAGATAAAGATTTCTGAGCAAGATATCATTAATGCTCTTTGCTTATATATATCAGACAAGAAGGAAGTGTCTCCTTATGAGGTTGATATGGAACTGATGTTTGATGACGAATATGGATTTTCGGCTGAATCCCATGTGGCAGGCCGGAAGCAAATTTTAGCGACTGTCAGTATAATTGAAGCTATTCGCTTTTGGCTCGACACCGAATTGCATGTGGACCCATTCGCGGCAGGAATTGAATTAGTACTTGATGATCATGAAGGAATTATTGCCTGGGTTAGATAA
- a CDS encoding sucrose-6-phosphate hydrolase: protein MNQQELLGRLSEKIKENEKQRKNDPYRLQFHLMPPIGLLNDPNGLIQYKDKYHVFYQWNPFETSHGPKFWGHYTSDDLVHWEDHPPALIPTEWYERNGCYSGSAIEVGGKLLLFYTGNVKDEAKRETYQCVAVSDNGMDFAKEGPVIFLPDGFTPHFRDPKVWRRNDSWYMVVGAQTCEKEGAVVLFSSIDLQHWEYRGPIAGSYMNGLNAFGYMWECPDFFQIGSKDILLVSPQGLEPSGYHYQNLFQSGYFIGEWKVGTTEFNHGDFLELDRGFDFYAPQTFEDEKRRRIMFGWMGITDENESFQPTIEQGWIHALTIPRQLILEGEKLYQKPVEELVKLRRKKDFHGTVSLRDGVNTYEEIRGEVSEVKVRFDYVHAEKVEIVIRNNVHLYFYPGQGIFTLEREVFKGGAFESRTCELLQLKDMHIFLDRSSIEVFLNGGEEVFTARFLPILTINPLCLKQVDR from the coding sequence ATGAATCAACAAGAGTTACTTGGTCGTTTATCTGAGAAGATAAAAGAAAACGAGAAGCAGAGAAAAAATGATCCCTATCGTCTTCAATTTCATCTTATGCCGCCGATCGGGTTGCTAAATGATCCGAATGGGCTCATTCAGTATAAAGATAAATATCATGTTTTCTATCAATGGAATCCATTTGAAACATCACATGGACCAAAGTTTTGGGGGCATTATACCTCTGATGATTTAGTTCATTGGGAGGATCATCCTCCAGCACTGATACCGACAGAATGGTATGAGCGAAACGGCTGTTATTCTGGAAGTGCCATTGAAGTCGGGGGGAAGTTACTCTTATTTTACACTGGGAATGTAAAAGATGAAGCAAAGCGAGAAACATACCAATGCGTAGCTGTCTCCGATAACGGAATGGATTTTGCAAAGGAAGGACCGGTTATTTTTCTTCCTGATGGCTTTACTCCCCACTTTCGTGACCCGAAGGTGTGGAGAAGAAATGATAGCTGGTACATGGTGGTTGGCGCACAAACCTGTGAGAAGGAAGGAGCAGTAGTGCTTTTTTCATCGATAGATTTGCAGCATTGGGAGTATAGAGGACCAATTGCGGGAAGCTATATGAATGGTTTGAATGCTTTCGGGTATATGTGGGAGTGTCCGGATTTTTTTCAAATAGGTTCGAAAGATATTTTACTAGTCTCACCTCAAGGGCTGGAGCCGAGTGGGTACCACTATCAAAATTTGTTTCAGTCTGGTTATTTCATTGGGGAATGGAAGGTGGGTACCACAGAGTTTAATCATGGAGATTTTTTGGAGCTAGATCGCGGATTTGATTTTTATGCACCGCAGACGTTTGAGGATGAAAAGAGAAGAAGGATTATGTTTGGATGGATGGGAATAACCGATGAAAATGAATCTTTCCAGCCCACAATTGAACAGGGATGGATCCACGCCTTAACAATCCCGCGCCAATTAATCTTAGAAGGAGAAAAGCTTTATCAAAAACCAGTTGAAGAACTGGTAAAGTTACGTAGAAAAAAAGATTTTCACGGTACAGTTTCTTTAAGAGATGGCGTAAACACATACGAGGAGATTCGCGGGGAGGTTAGCGAAGTCAAAGTAAGATTTGACTATGTCCATGCGGAAAAGGTAGAGATAGTTATTCGCAACAACGTCCATCTTTATTTTTATCCCGGTCAGGGCATCTTTACGTTGGAAAGGGAAGTGTTCAAAGGGGGAGCGTTCGAGAGTCGGACCTGTGAACTCTTGCAATTAAAAGACATGCATATTTTTTTAGATAGAAGCTCTATTGAAGTTTTTCTTAACGGAGGAGAGGAAGTGTTTACAGCTAGATTTTTGCCAATCCTGACAATCAATCCATTGTGTTTAAAGCAAGTGGACAGGTAG
- a CDS encoding aminoimidazole riboside kinase, whose product MKKGLLTLGEALVDFIPMDSENMAYIKSPGGAPANVAVGAARLGMRATFIGKVGKDVLGVFLKETLKKYGVDISAVILTERYRTGLVFVTLDEIGERSFSFYIKESADFFLEKSEIKEKWFIDKKIFHFGTISLLKEPASMATLQALSYAKKHGLIVSFDPNVRLALWENEERLRHMIFKMMAEANVLKLSEEELLFLTGDTDINTVKSWIKEYDLSLVCLTKGAQGSIVFTKNGWAEIGALPVNAVDTTGAGDAFVSGLLYGLNERTEGIHSISLEEAADLARFASVSGGLAASQKGAMTALPTLKEVRKTLTKNRSL is encoded by the coding sequence GTGAAAAAAGGACTGCTCACGCTTGGCGAAGCTTTGGTCGATTTTATCCCGATGGACTCTGAGAACATGGCATATATAAAAAGCCCTGGCGGCGCTCCAGCCAATGTAGCGGTTGGAGCTGCTCGTCTAGGGATGAGAGCAACCTTTATCGGAAAAGTAGGCAAGGACGTGTTAGGCGTTTTTTTGAAGGAAACGCTCAAAAAATATGGAGTAGATATTTCCGCTGTCATCCTGACAGAACGCTATCGTACAGGACTTGTATTTGTCACGTTAGATGAAATAGGAGAGCGCAGTTTTAGTTTTTATATAAAAGAAAGCGCTGATTTCTTTCTGGAAAAATCGGAAATAAAAGAAAAGTGGTTTATTGATAAAAAAATTTTCCACTTCGGAACGATCTCTCTTTTAAAAGAGCCAGCGAGCATGGCTACACTGCAGGCACTTTCCTATGCAAAGAAGCACGGATTGATTGTTTCATTCGATCCAAATGTCCGCTTGGCTTTATGGGAGAATGAGGAGCGGCTTAGACATATGATCTTTAAGATGATGGCAGAAGCAAACGTGTTAAAGCTGTCTGAGGAGGAGCTATTGTTTTTAACAGGGGACACAGATATAAACACGGTTAAAAGCTGGATCAAAGAATATGATCTTTCACTTGTTTGTTTAACGAAGGGGGCACAAGGGAGTATTGTATTCACAAAAAATGGATGGGCTGAAATAGGGGCGCTGCCGGTGAATGCCGTTGATACAACGGGCGCTGGGGATGCCTTCGTCTCCGGCTTGCTTTATGGTCTTAACGAACGGACGGAGGGAATCCATTCGATTTCATTGGAGGAGGCAGCAGATCTCGCCCGTTTCGCTTCTGTATCCGGAGGGCTCGCCGCTTCACAAAAAGGTGCGATGACTGCGCTGCCTACACTGAAAGAAGTTCGAAAAACTTTAACAAAAAATAGGAGTTTATAA
- a CDS encoding sucrose-specific PTS transporter subunit IIBC — protein sequence MADNRQIAAEIIEAVGGQENIVSAAHCATRLRMMLKDVEKVDQEKVENIERVKGAFFNSGQYQVILGTGTVNKIYEEVIRLGVESSSKGEQAKEAAKSGNAFQRAIRLFGDVFVPIIPALVATGLFMGVRGLIMQEQILSLFGITPDHVPENFILFTQVLTDTAFIFLPALVAWSTFRVFGGSPIIGLVLGLMLVSPSLPNAWEVAGEQAEAIKFFGFIPVVGYQGSVLPAFIAGIIGAKLEQQIRKRVPDTFDLIVTPFLTLLIMIMLALFVIGPIFHSVEEIILNATVAVLKWPFGISGFIIGFLNQIIVVTGVHHVFNMLEIQLLEKFGNNPYNAIVTCSVAAQGGAALAVGLKTKSKKLKALALPSSLSALLGITEPAIFGVNLRYFKPFVMGLIGGGVGGFLASLFGLKGTGMAITVIPGTLLYLNGQIVLYLLVNVAAIAVAFILTWMFGFNDKMLKSQK from the coding sequence ATGGCTGATAATCGCCAGATAGCTGCAGAAATTATTGAGGCCGTTGGTGGACAGGAAAATATAGTGTCAGCTGCTCATTGTGCTACACGCTTAAGAATGATGTTAAAAGACGTAGAAAAAGTTGATCAAGAAAAAGTAGAGAATATCGAAAGGGTTAAAGGAGCCTTTTTTAATTCAGGTCAATACCAGGTTATCCTCGGTACAGGAACAGTCAACAAAATTTATGAAGAAGTGATCCGGTTGGGTGTTGAAAGTTCATCTAAAGGGGAGCAAGCGAAAGAAGCCGCTAAAAGCGGAAATGCTTTCCAAAGAGCTATTCGGTTATTCGGCGATGTGTTTGTTCCGATTATCCCTGCCCTTGTAGCAACAGGGCTATTTATGGGAGTCCGCGGTCTGATTATGCAGGAACAAATTCTTTCTTTGTTTGGTATAACACCTGATCATGTTCCAGAAAACTTTATTTTATTTACACAAGTGTTAACAGATACTGCTTTTATCTTTTTACCAGCATTAGTTGCCTGGTCCACATTTAGAGTATTTGGCGGTTCACCGATCATCGGTTTAGTTTTAGGTCTGATGCTTGTCAGTCCATCCTTGCCAAATGCCTGGGAAGTGGCTGGCGAGCAGGCAGAAGCGATTAAATTTTTTGGTTTTATCCCTGTTGTAGGTTATCAGGGATCTGTGCTGCCGGCGTTTATCGCAGGAATTATAGGGGCAAAGCTTGAACAACAAATTCGCAAACGTGTTCCTGATACGTTTGATCTAATTGTGACACCCTTTTTAACATTGCTCATAATGATTATGTTAGCTTTGTTCGTTATTGGCCCTATTTTTCATAGTGTAGAAGAAATTATTTTAAATGCGACCGTGGCTGTTTTAAAATGGCCATTTGGAATTAGTGGTTTTATCATTGGCTTCCTAAATCAAATTATTGTTGTCACGGGAGTCCACCATGTATTCAATATGCTAGAAATTCAGCTGCTTGAGAAATTCGGAAACAATCCATATAACGCTATTGTTACTTGTTCAGTTGCTGCACAAGGAGGAGCTGCATTAGCAGTAGGATTGAAAACAAAGTCTAAAAAACTGAAAGCATTGGCTCTTCCATCCTCATTATCTGCACTATTAGGCATTACAGAACCGGCTATTTTTGGTGTCAACTTGCGCTATTTTAAACCATTCGTCATGGGGCTGATTGGAGGCGGTGTAGGCGGGTTTCTTGCCTCGCTCTTTGGCTTGAAAGGCACGGGAATGGCCATCACTGTTATTCCAGGCACCCTACTCTATCTAAATGGGCAAATTGTTCTTTACTTACTTGTTAATGTTGCAGCCATTGCTGTTGCCTTTATATTAACTTGGATGTTTGGATTCAATGATAAGATGTTGAAAAGCCAAAAATAA
- a CDS encoding cation diffusion facilitator family transporter — MNEFLRLLKSGSKSALWATIVNTIVALIKTAAYLITGNVAMFAEMMHSFGDAANQLFVFIGSSLSKKAPTERFPGGFGRLVNLVLLGAVLVVGVLAYETIKEGVHHISEAAHSEDWLWLNIAVLGAAAVLEATVLYKAMKEITEHLPPEKVKGFRMIPESYKHVKSAKPATKLVFLEDNVAVGGALLALIAIIIATYTPFHSATGYASIIIGVMLILVVGRIFLDNAAGALGVADVKLQAKIGARVLQHPQVKDIQDLDVIKEGDDFHVELRLEVDPEMTIKVADDIRDHIEENIKKNVANVTDVIIEFDEDDRVTTWPGPVK; from the coding sequence GTGAATGAATTCTTACGATTGTTGAAATCCGGAAGTAAATCGGCTTTATGGGCAACAATTGTTAATACGATTGTTGCTCTTATTAAAACGGCAGCTTACCTCATTACAGGAAATGTCGCTATGTTTGCTGAAATGATGCATAGCTTTGGAGATGCAGCGAATCAGTTGTTCGTTTTTATCGGTTCCTCATTAAGTAAAAAAGCCCCGACGGAAAGATTTCCAGGAGGGTTTGGCCGGTTAGTCAATCTTGTGCTTTTAGGTGCTGTGTTAGTTGTAGGTGTATTGGCTTATGAAACTATTAAGGAAGGTGTTCATCATATTTCAGAGGCAGCCCATTCTGAAGACTGGCTCTGGTTAAATATTGCTGTGCTTGGAGCGGCTGCCGTCTTAGAAGCCACCGTTCTTTATAAGGCAATGAAAGAAATTACAGAGCATCTCCCTCCAGAAAAAGTCAAAGGTTTTAGAATGATCCCTGAGAGCTATAAGCATGTAAAAAGTGCCAAGCCAGCCACAAAGCTAGTCTTTTTAGAAGATAATGTGGCTGTTGGCGGTGCGCTGCTTGCTTTGATTGCTATTATTATCGCTACTTATACACCCTTTCACAGCGCTACAGGATATGCCTCCATTATTATTGGAGTGATGCTGATCTTAGTTGTCGGTCGGATATTTTTGGATAATGCGGCAGGAGCGCTTGGCGTCGCAGATGTTAAACTGCAAGCAAAAATTGGCGCTCGGGTTCTTCAGCATCCACAAGTGAAAGATATTCAAGACTTAGATGTGATTAAAGAAGGGGACGACTTTCATGTGGAGCTCCGGCTGGAAGTAGATCCAGAAATGACAATTAAAGTAGCAGATGATATTCGAGATCATATTGAAGAAAATATTAAGAAAAACGTAGCCAATGTGACAGATGTGATTATTGAATTTGATGAAGATGATCGTGTCACTACGTGGCCTGGTCCAGTGAAGTAA
- a CDS encoding PTS glucose transporter subunit IIA, translating into MFKKMFGKKQEPPKTVTILAPVNGRLLSLKEVPDPVFSRKMMGDGMAIEPSEGKIVSPVKGEVVLVFPTKHAIGIKAENGAELLVHIGLETVSMNGEGFTTYVSEGDKVEPGDTLVTFDLPLVKEKAKSIVTPIVVTNADDMEAIEKGNFNEVTNSQSEIMTVTCS; encoded by the coding sequence GTGTTCAAGAAAATGTTTGGCAAGAAGCAGGAACCACCAAAGACTGTTACTATACTCGCGCCAGTAAATGGCCGGCTGCTTTCTCTAAAGGAAGTACCCGATCCTGTTTTTTCGAGAAAAATGATGGGGGACGGCATGGCTATTGAACCTTCTGAAGGGAAAATTGTCTCACCTGTCAAAGGAGAGGTTGTTTTAGTGTTCCCTACGAAGCATGCTATTGGCATTAAAGCAGAGAACGGCGCAGAGCTCCTCGTTCACATTGGGTTGGAAACTGTTTCAATGAACGGTGAAGGCTTTACAACCTATGTATCAGAAGGAGACAAAGTTGAACCTGGAGATACATTAGTCACATTTGATTTGCCGCTCGTTAAGGAAAAAGCAAAAAGCATTGTCACGCCGATCGTTGTAACGAATGCAGATGATATGGAAGCGATTGAGAAAGGAAATTTCAATGAAGTCACTAATAGTCAAAGCGAGATTATGACAGTGACTTGCTCTTAA
- a CDS encoding STAS domain-containing protein, with amino-acid sequence MSKIDSRLYDYLVDHSNDITDKWLAAREEKKGSVYSADVDESIEELLRKQNRLTNLTVASTLLEEKETFKKQKDQWAREVAESRVDSNTPIHEVQAALRSARTVYWHFVKKFVELNKNEVTHEDIVRWGTVLHAAFDDLNIKFSEMYFRLMMRRLSAQQSLIEELGSPVIPIAASKGILPLVGDIDTVRAKSILEQIPEKCVEAKISHLFIDLSGVSIIDTMVAHQIFQIIQVLSLLGIKSTMTGIRPEIAQTAVQLGIDFSGVDSFSSLQQALGKHSSEKLGE; translated from the coding sequence ATGAGCAAGATAGATTCTCGGCTTTACGACTATTTGGTTGATCACTCGAACGATATTACAGATAAGTGGCTAGCTGCAAGAGAAGAAAAGAAAGGCTCAGTTTATTCGGCTGATGTTGATGAGTCGATAGAAGAATTACTGCGAAAACAAAATCGGTTAACTAATTTAACGGTAGCTAGCACTCTTCTTGAAGAAAAAGAGACATTTAAGAAGCAAAAAGATCAATGGGCCCGGGAAGTAGCAGAAAGCAGAGTGGACAGCAATACGCCGATTCATGAAGTGCAGGCTGCGCTTCGTTCAGCAAGAACCGTGTATTGGCATTTTGTGAAGAAGTTTGTAGAGTTAAATAAGAACGAAGTGACTCATGAGGATATTGTAAGGTGGGGAACGGTTCTGCATGCGGCGTTTGATGATCTGAATATTAAATTCTCTGAAATGTATTTTAGATTGATGATGAGAAGACTCTCGGCTCAGCAGAGTTTAATTGAAGAATTGGGCTCCCCTGTTATTCCGATTGCGGCTTCTAAAGGAATACTGCCGTTAGTTGGTGATATCGATACGGTGCGTGCCAAGAGCATTTTAGAACAAATACCTGAAAAGTGTGTAGAAGCAAAAATTTCTCATCTATTCATTGACTTATCTGGCGTATCGATTATTGACACGATGGTTGCCCATCAGATTTTTCAAATCATCCAGGTTCTAAGCTTATTGGGCATTAAGTCAACCATGACAGGAATCCGGCCAGAAATTGCTCAAACGGCCGTACAGCTGGGTATCGATTTTTCTGGAGTAGACTCATTTAGCTCCTTGCAGCAAGCATTAGGAAAGCACTCATCCGAAAAGTTAGGTGAGTGA
- a CDS encoding LacI family DNA-binding transcriptional regulator — protein sequence MLTIKEIAEMAKVSRSTVSRVLNDSGYVSEEARNRVLAVIEETGYMPSQHAKALRTKRTKVIGVILPKISTETSGRVVNGLNEVFQEQGYQILLTTTNLDPQKEIEYLRLLKSRQVDGIVLIATNVNSELVAEISQLNIPFVAIGQDIPHASSVIFDDCHAAKEIAKRLILKGYKNIAFIGVDESDPSVGIQRKRGFTEALKEHKLPVYPEWMEQADFNISSGFEAMKEIMGRSTEDSRPDAVFAVTDRIAIGAMQYLKEAGYSIPKEIAIAGMGAADISKYVQPALMTIDFGNERAGQEAAVILLEQIEKNSEGQKKLILNYRVIEGNSV from the coding sequence ATGTTGACGATTAAGGAAATTGCTGAAATGGCAAAAGTCTCAAGATCAACTGTTTCGCGTGTATTAAATGATTCAGGCTATGTGAGTGAAGAGGCACGCAATCGTGTTTTAGCAGTAATTGAGGAGACTGGGTACATGCCGAGTCAGCATGCAAAGGCACTTCGGACAAAAAGAACGAAGGTAATTGGAGTGATCCTCCCGAAAATTAGCACGGAAACTTCAGGGCGTGTAGTAAACGGACTGAATGAAGTGTTTCAAGAGCAAGGGTATCAAATTCTTTTAACAACAACAAATCTCGATCCTCAAAAAGAGATTGAATACTTGCGTCTATTAAAGAGCAGACAAGTAGACGGAATTGTTTTAATTGCTACTAATGTCAATTCAGAGCTAGTGGCAGAGATCAGTCAGCTGAACATTCCATTTGTAGCGATCGGCCAGGACATCCCGCATGCCTCTAGTGTGATATTTGACGATTGTCATGCAGCCAAAGAAATAGCAAAGCGTCTTATTCTGAAAGGGTATAAAAATATCGCATTTATCGGTGTGGATGAATCAGACCCCTCTGTAGGTATCCAGCGTAAGCGAGGATTTACAGAGGCACTGAAAGAGCATAAGCTTCCTGTTTATCCAGAATGGATGGAGCAAGCAGATTTTAATATTTCTTCTGGTTTTGAAGCAATGAAAGAAATTATGGGCAGGTCTACAGAAGATAGCCGCCCTGATGCAGTTTTTGCGGTGACGGACCGGATAGCGATCGGCGCTATGCAATACTTAAAGGAAGCAGGGTATAGCATCCCTAAAGAAATAGCCATTGCTGGTATGGGAGCTGCTGATATTTCTAAGTATGTCCAGCCTGCTTTAATGACAATAGATTTTGGAAATGAACGGGCGGGACAGGAGGCAGCTGTTATTCTATTAGAACAAATTGAAAAAAACAGTGAAGGCCAAAAAAAATTAATTTTGAACTATAGAGTAATTGAAGGCAATAGTGTATAA
- a CDS encoding histidine kinase N-terminal 7TM domain-containing protein, with amino-acid sequence MNSEIFRYIVIVSVSGVLSIILTIYAYVKRHLSSSSTTFIWMSFFSAIYTFGHAFELASSTLTEISFWLKFQYLGLPFISPCCLILVLQYAGLDKFLKLKQLLVLFLIPFITSFMCLTNNFHHLFYRSVYLRPNENYALADMVAGPWYIVHGSYTFGCLLLGVCILLWYWKRTKAVYWKQISPLLLGLVIPMISSFLYLVGLSPHGMDPVPVVMCFTSALYLWAIFSFKLLSLSPIARDRVFESMRDGVLVVNTAYQIVDYNEAAESILFRLNASSVGKNVELLWRDEGSELTFYENDIPERERSFEWLNEENDKYYYVRITPIFKAGKTVVGSIIVLSDITAQKMLEKQLKRLAYTDGLTQIYNRSYFIKRSEQYLEQSIKANKPLSVLLFDIDYFKKINDRYGHSIGDSAIRHVVSICQKHLQPTDIFGRYGGEEFVICLPDIDINEASKRAESIRAHLAASPLETSKESLSVTASFGVAAVQARTDTLDTLLEAADQALYTSKENGRNCVHIADKYSPPLPVQSEK; translated from the coding sequence ATGAATTCAGAAATCTTCCGTTATATTGTTATTGTCTCTGTATCAGGTGTTTTATCCATTATTCTGACAATCTATGCCTATGTTAAACGGCACTTATCTTCCAGCAGTACAACGTTTATTTGGATGTCATTTTTTTCAGCCATCTACACATTTGGACATGCTTTTGAACTGGCAAGCAGCACTCTGACAGAAATTTCTTTTTGGTTGAAGTTCCAGTACCTAGGATTGCCCTTTATCTCTCCATGCTGTCTCATTCTAGTTTTGCAGTATGCAGGATTAGATAAATTTCTCAAGTTAAAACAACTTTTAGTTCTCTTTTTAATTCCATTCATTACTTCTTTTATGTGTTTAACAAATAATTTTCACCATCTATTTTACCGCTCTGTCTATTTACGTCCAAACGAAAACTATGCACTGGCTGATATGGTTGCTGGACCTTGGTATATCGTGCATGGCAGCTATACATTTGGTTGTCTCCTGCTCGGTGTATGTATTTTATTATGGTATTGGAAGCGGACAAAAGCCGTTTATTGGAAGCAAATTTCTCCCTTGCTATTGGGTCTTGTTATTCCAATGATTTCTTCCTTTTTATACTTAGTTGGCCTTTCTCCCCATGGAATGGACCCAGTACCTGTCGTCATGTGCTTTACCTCTGCTTTATATCTCTGGGCGATCTTTTCCTTTAAGCTGCTCTCCCTATCGCCGATAGCAAGAGACCGAGTTTTTGAAAGCATGCGGGATGGCGTACTTGTTGTAAATACAGCCTATCAAATCGTAGACTATAACGAAGCCGCTGAAAGCATTCTCTTTAGGCTTAATGCTTCATCTGTCGGGAAAAACGTTGAATTACTCTGGAGAGATGAGGGAAGCGAGCTCACTTTTTATGAGAATGATATCCCGGAAAGAGAACGGTCATTTGAGTGGTTGAACGAAGAAAACGATAAATATTATTACGTTCGAATCACACCTATATTCAAAGCCGGAAAAACGGTGGTCGGCAGCATCATCGTTTTAAGTGATATTACTGCTCAAAAAATGCTGGAAAAACAATTAAAAAGACTGGCCTATACCGATGGGCTAACCCAAATTTATAACCGTTCCTATTTCATCAAGAGAAGCGAGCAGTATTTAGAGCAATCGATTAAAGCAAATAAACCACTGTCTGTTCTTCTCTTTGATATTGATTATTTTAAAAAAATCAACGACCGCTATGGTCACAGCATTGGTGATTCAGCCATTCGCCACGTCGTATCAATCTGTCAAAAGCATCTGCAGCCAACAGACATTTTTGGCCGGTATGGCGGGGAAGAATTTGTCATTTGTTTGCCTGATATAGATATTAATGAGGCGAGCAAAAGAGCAGAAAGCATCCGTGCCCATCTTGCTGCTTCTCCTTTGGAAACAAGCAAAGAATCTCTTTCTGTTACTGCAAGCTTTGGAGTTGCTGCTGTGCAGGCCCGTACAGATACACTTGATACCCTCTTGGAGGCGGCTGACCAAGCGTTATACACTTCTAAAGAAAACGGCCGTAACTGTGTGCATATAGCTGATAAATATTCTCCTCCACTCCCTGTCCAAAGCGAAAAATAA